From the Corynebacterium zhongnanshanii genome, the window TGATCCGCGATGCCGAGCACGCCTACACCGCCGATGGCGGACTGGTCATCCTGCGCGGCAACCTGGCCGAAAACGGCGCCGTCATCAAGTCCGCCGGTATCGACCCTGACGTCTGGCACTTCGAGGGCAAGGCCCTGGTAGTGGAGTCCCAGGAGGACGCCGTGCGCGTGATCCTGGACAAGGTGGTCCAGCCAGGAGATGTGATCGTGGTGCGCTACGAGGGACCGTCCGGCGGACCTGGCATGCAGGAGATGCTGCACCCCACTGCCTTCCTTAAGGGCTCCGGCCTGGGCAAGAAGTGTGCGCTGATCACCGACGGCCGCTTCTCTGGTGGTTCCTCCGGAATCTCGGTGGGCCACATCTCCCCTGAGGCTGCCCACGGTGGCCTCATCGGACTGGTTCGTGATGGCGACCCGATCCTCATCGACGTGCACGAGCGCCGCCTGGAGCTGCAGATCTCCGACGAGGAGATTGCGCGCCGTCGCGAGGAGATGGAAGCCTCCGACAAGCCATGGACCCCCACCACCCGTCAGCGCACCGTCACCAAGGCGCTGCGCGCGTACGCCTCGATGGCGACGTCCGCGGACAAGGGCGCCGTGCGCGAGGTGCGCTAGCACCCTATGCTCTTGCGCGCTAGCACTTATGAATTAGTGTGCTAACCCCTATGATGTGAGGTATGACCCGAGCCCTCGCAACCCGCCAGGCAACCGGCATCACACTCGGTGTGGTGTCGGTTGTGGTGTTTATCCTCACCCTCGGCAAGAGCCTGGTCTCCCTGGCAGGACTGTGGTCCACGGAGGCGCACAACCAGCGTTCCCTGGACTTCATCCTCTTCAACGACTGGTTCCGTCCCACCGTCTGGTACGCGCCACTGACCAACACCTTCGGGAATATCCTGCTCTTTCTCCCCCTCGGCTTCCTGCTGATGAATCTCCATCGCCGCAGTTCCCTCCGCGTCGTGGCACTGATCGGCCTTGCAATTAGCCTGTCCATCGAAACCCTGCAGTACATCTTCGCCCTGGGCTACTCGGACATCGATGATGTCCTCTTCAACACCCTCGGTGCCGTGTGTGGCGCGCTGCTAGCCCGTCGCCTCTCGGTGCCTGCTCGGGGCGCCGTCACAGGTATTATCCTTGTCTCGTCGCTGGCCATCCTTGCCCTGATGGCCCTCACCAACTAACAACCAGCTCGAGCATCATCGAGGAGGAAATCCAGTGAGCTTTTCTGTGGCCGCGCAAGCGTTTGCCCTGTGGATCTCACTCATCGTGGCCATCGGCCCACAAAATGCCCTGGTCATCAAGCAAGGCATCAAACGCGAAGCTCTGATTCCTGTGCTGATGGTCTGCATTCTGTCTGACCTCGTCATGATTATCGCCTCGCTCGCCGGCATGGGTGCACTGTTCACGCGTTACCCCGCACTCGTTCCGATCCTGATGTGGGGTGGCATAGCGTATCTGGTGTGGTTCGCCTGGACGAGCTTCCGGGAGGCCTTTTCTTCCTCGTCGCTGTCCCCCACCGACGTTGTGCGTGATCCTATCAATCCCGACGCCCAGCCATCGCCCACTCGGCGCGCCGTCACCACCGCCCTCGCGTTGACCTGGCTCAATCCCGCGATGTACGTGGACACCCTAGTGATGCTAGGAAGCCTCTCAACTCATTTCCCCGGAGAGCAGCTGTCGCTGGGACTGGGGAGCATGGCCGGCACTCTGCTTTGGTTCCCTGTACTGGGGTTTGGCGCGGCGGCGCTGTCGAAGCCGCTGTCCCGCCCACGGGTGTGGACGTGGATCAACTGTGCGATCGGCTGTGTCATTCTTGCCGTGGCACTCAACCTCGCGCTGAATGCACTCTGAGGTCTGGGCCAAGCCGGTGGCTTACTGCTGCCCCTCCCAGCGGTGGAACAGCTCAGCGTACTTTCCGCCGCGGTCCACCAGTTCCTGGTGCGTGCCGTCTTCCACAATGCGCCCCTGCTCCATCACCAGCACTCGGTCGGCCAGCATCGCTTGGTCCAGGCGATGGGCCACCACCACGCTGGTGCGCCCCTTCGCGATAACCGCCGCGGCCTGCTCCAGCGACCGTGCGTGATCGGAGCCGGCCTCCGCCGTGGCTTCGTCCATGATGAGCACGGGCGGATCCCTCAAGATCACCCGCGCCAGGGAAATCTGCTGGGCAACCTCAGGCGCCACAGGCTCCGCCCCCGCCCCGATGAGTGTATCCAATCCTTCGGGGAAGGCCCTGCGCCACCCCGCCGTGCCAGGCCGAAGGCCCGTGATGGCCAGGGCATCCAGAAGCTCTTGGTCCGAGCGTTCCCCCGCCATCAGCAGATCCTCGCGCAGCGTTCCGGAAAACAGGTGCACCTCCTGGGAGACGAGGGACACGGTGTGCGAGAGCCAGGCGTCGGATATATCGGAAATATAATGGCCACCCACAACAATCGTGCCGCGCGTCGGTTGCAGCAGCCCCGCGATGAGAGAGGCGACGGTGGACTTGCCCGCCCCGGACGTGCCCACCAACGCCGTGGTGGTGCCCGGGTGCAGGGCCAGGTTTAGCGACTCCACCACCGGGGCGCCCGTGGGATAGGCGAAAGTGACATCGCGCAGCTCCACGGCGGGTGCGGTGACGGGCTCCGGGTGGTGGGCGTGATCCTCCGGAGCCATCGTCGCCAACGCCACCGCGCGGCCCACACCCACCATGGATTCCTGGATCTGGCCTGCGAACATCAGCACGTTGAACACGTGGATCTCTAGGCGCACCACCAGGACAGTCGCTGCAGTCGCCGCGCCGATGCTCAGCTGCTGCTGGTGGACCAGCACCGCGTTGAGAGCGATCGTGCCGATCAGCAAGATCCCATAGACCACATGCCCCACGGCCATCAGGCGGATGAACAACGGGATCCGGCGCACGTGAGCCTGGACCGCATCCCAGGAACCGCGCTCCATGCGCTGCAGTGCCCACGGGCCGCGGCGCAGAGCCTGCAGCGTGGGAAGGCCGCGGACGGTATCCAGCACCAAGTTATTGCGGTGGGCCTCCGCGGCGGAGACAGCGTTGGCAGTCGGCGGCAAGACCTCAAGAATCCGGCGCAAGGCAGGCCAGACGATCAACGCGCCCGCAATAAACAGGAGGAGATACCACGGGCTGATGAACAGCATGGACACCACGGTGAAGGGGAAGATCAGCAGCGTCACCACCAGGCGCAGGCCGATGATGGTGGCGACCATCACCGCCTGGTCAATGTCCTTGGTCAGGCGGGTGATGACGTTTCCGGTGCCGAGCTCAAGGACCTGCGGGGCGGGCGCCCGCAGCACGCTCGCCAGGCCCGCGCGGCGCAGGTCCACGCTGAGCGCGCGGACCTTGGACAGCAGCACATAGTTACTCACCGAGCGCGCCAGGTTTTCCACCAGCAAGGCCGCGGCAATGACGGTGAGCAGCAGGGCGAAGTTGTCCCCGATGAGGGGGATCGACCGTCCATCAATAATGTCGACGGCAAAGCCCATCAGGTTGGCACTGGCCAGCATGCACAGCACCACCGTGCCGAAGGACAGCACACTCGCAAAAATCCAGCGTGCCCGCGGGCGGCTGGGCAGCGTGCCCAGAAACGCCGCGGACTGTCTCATGGAGGCGGGAGCCAGAGCATCACTCACAGCCGCACCACCTGATCCGCCACGGACTGCCAAGCACGGGATGTGGAAATGACCACGGTG encodes:
- a CDS encoding LysE/ArgO family amino acid transporter, translating into MSFSVAAQAFALWISLIVAIGPQNALVIKQGIKREALIPVLMVCILSDLVMIIASLAGMGALFTRYPALVPILMWGGIAYLVWFAWTSFREAFSSSSLSPTDVVRDPINPDAQPSPTRRAVTTALALTWLNPAMYVDTLVMLGSLSTHFPGEQLSLGLGSMAGTLLWFPVLGFGAAALSKPLSRPRVWTWINCAIGCVILAVALNLALNAL
- a CDS encoding VanZ family protein; its protein translation is MTRALATRQATGITLGVVSVVVFILTLGKSLVSLAGLWSTEAHNQRSLDFILFNDWFRPTVWYAPLTNTFGNILLFLPLGFLLMNLHRRSSLRVVALIGLAISLSIETLQYIFALGYSDIDDVLFNTLGAVCGALLARRLSVPARGAVTGIILVSSLAILALMALTN
- a CDS encoding ABC transporter ATP-binding protein, giving the protein MRQSAAFLGTLPSRPRARWIFASVLSFGTVVLCMLASANLMGFAVDIIDGRSIPLIGDNFALLLTVIAAALLVENLARSVSNYVLLSKVRALSVDLRRAGLASVLRAPAPQVLELGTGNVITRLTKDIDQAVMVATIIGLRLVVTLLIFPFTVVSMLFISPWYLLLFIAGALIVWPALRRILEVLPPTANAVSAAEAHRNNLVLDTVRGLPTLQALRRGPWALQRMERGSWDAVQAHVRRIPLFIRLMAVGHVVYGILLIGTIALNAVLVHQQQLSIGAATAATVLVVRLEIHVFNVLMFAGQIQESMVGVGRAVALATMAPEDHAHHPEPVTAPAVELRDVTFAYPTGAPVVESLNLALHPGTTTALVGTSGAGKSTVASLIAGLLQPTRGTIVVGGHYISDISDAWLSHTVSLVSQEVHLFSGTLREDLLMAGERSDQELLDALAITGLRPGTAGWRRAFPEGLDTLIGAGAEPVAPEVAQQISLARVILRDPPVLIMDEATAEAGSDHARSLEQAAAVIAKGRTSVVVAHRLDQAMLADRVLVMEQGRIVEDGTHQELVDRGGKYAELFHRWEGQQ